The Cytophagia bacterium CHB2 genome contains a region encoding:
- a CDS encoding LysM peptidoglycan-binding domain-containing protein: MALKEKYQELLDLGTKLQVKNGDVREEGGKLHIKGTTTYQLEKNLLWDKIKTYPNWENEIAADIKVERTDIFGVYTVKAGDTLSKLSKLHFGDAKRYMEIFNLNKDILTNPDLIKVGQKLKLPNK, from the coding sequence ATGGCGTTAAAAGAAAAGTATCAGGAATTGCTGGATCTGGGGACCAAGCTGCAAGTCAAAAACGGTGATGTTCGGGAAGAAGGCGGTAAACTCCACATCAAAGGCACGACGACCTATCAGTTGGAAAAGAACTTGCTGTGGGATAAAATCAAAACCTATCCCAACTGGGAAAACGAAATCGCCGCGGATATCAAAGTTGAGCGAACGGATATTTTTGGCGTTTATACGGTGAAAGCGGGAGACACATTGTCAAAGCTGTCGAAGCTGCACTTCGGTGATGCGAAGCGCTATATGGAAATTTTCAATCTCAACAAAGATATTTTGACGAACCCGGATCTTATCAAAGTCGGTCAAAAATTGAAGCTTCCGAACAAATAG